From a region of the Odontesthes bonariensis isolate fOdoBon6 chromosome 2, fOdoBon6.hap1, whole genome shotgun sequence genome:
- the LOC142400786 gene encoding uncharacterized protein LOC142400786 yields MKRMAVVARHNGLVSPLGNNNSGASRIVSPPHSKAANGCASADTGAGGGMDGLQDFSKGPAVKTELVCRWVDRTSPKRRLGRTATSACEQTFSSMPELVDHVTSEHVAAGLESLSHVCLWDACPRGGKAFKAKYKLINHIRVHTGEKPFSCAFPNCGKMFARSENLKIHTRTHTGEKPFQCEFCERRFANSSDRKKHSQVHTASKPYDCKALGCTKSYTHPSSLRKHMKIHIKSSPTSDPQDLYSFIPHQPHQSSQAVLEPLDLKMNHFSPSLINKSSHFPLLSSHELDISSANEADHKVLLRSSSPVAMPLDLSLSGLKSQLSQKQQGGRSARRSQRSVNPALTQLSNIKEWYVCTRTTAPHFPLIHPDHIKSERSDEEEYVT; encoded by the exons ATGAAGCGGATGGCCGTAGTGGCCAGGCACAATGGCCTCGTCTCTCCTTTGGGGAACAACAACTCCGGGGCTTCGCGCATCGTCTCCCCGCCGCACAGCAAAGCCGCTAACGGGTGCGCGTCCGCGGACACCGGGGCCGGCGGAGGGATGGACGGCCTGCAGGATTTCTCCAAAGGCCCGGCCGTCAAAACCGAGCTCGTGTGCAGATGGGTTGACCGAACTTCTCCGAAGCGGAGGCTCGGGCGGACAGCGACATCCGCGTGCGAGCAAACTTTCAGCTCCATGCCCGAGCTGGTGGACCACGTCACCAGCGAGCACGTAGCGGCGGGGCTGGAGAGCCTGAGTCACGTCTGCCTGTGGGACGCGTGTCCGCGCGGCGGGAAGGCGTTCAAAGCCAAATACAAACTCATCAACCACATCCGCGTGCACACCGGGGAGAAGCCCTTCTCGTGCGCATTCCCCAACTGCGGCAAGATGTTCGCACGCTCCGAGAACCTCAAGATCCACACGCGCACCCACACCG GGGAGAAGCCGTTCCAGTGTGAGTTCTGTGAACGCCGCTTCGCTAACAGCAGCGACCGGAAGAAGCACTCCCAGGTCCACACTGCCTCCAAACCCTATGACTGCAAGGCGCTGGGCTGCACCAAGTCTTACACCCACCCCAGCTCCCTGCGCAAACACATGAAGATTCACATCAAGTCGTCACCTACCTCGGACCCCCAGGACCTGTACAGCTTCATCCCCCATCAGCCCCACCAGTCCAGCCAGGCCGTCCTGGAGCCCCTTGACCTGAAAATGAACCACTTCTCTCCATCCCTCATCAACAAAAGTTCTCATTTCCCCCTTCTGTCCAGTCATGAACTGGATATCAGCTCAGCCAACGAGGCGGACCACAAGGTGCTGCTGCGGAGTTCATCTCCAGTAGCGATGCCTCTGGACCTCTCTCTGTCAGGCTTAAAGAGCCAACTCAGCCAGAAGCAGCAGGGTGGGAGGAGCGCCCGGAGGAGCCAGCGCTCCGTCAACCCGGCCTTAACTCAGCTGTCTAACATTAAAGAGTGGTACGTCTGCACCAGGACTACAGCGCCACACTTTCCACTCATCCACCCAGACCACATCAAGTCAGAACGCAGTGACGAGGAGGAGTACGTCACGTAG